A window of Pomacea canaliculata isolate SZHN2017 linkage group LG3, ASM307304v1, whole genome shotgun sequence contains these coding sequences:
- the LOC112559495 gene encoding MIF-like protein mif-2 gives MPVKVAAVLRTNLPSKSIPKDFLNRLSDALVKQFHADIQDVSAEMQADVLMVRGGSCAPMATMQLYHNDDRVDNNSKHDYAKNLAVFLCHQIKVPVDRILVLFHDTRKCT, from the exons ATGCCTGTAAAGGTGGCTGCAGTGCTGAGGACTAATTTGCCCAGCAAGTCTATTCCAAAGGACTTCCTCAACAGACTGTCTGATGCGCTCGTGAAGCAGTTCCACGCAGACATACAG GACGTGTCGGCGGAGATGCAGGCGGACGTGCTGATGGTTCGTGGAGGCTCGTGTGCTCCCATGGCAACCATGCAGCTCTACCACAACGACGACCGTGTGGACAACAACAGCAAGCACGACTACGCCAAAAACCTCGCCGTCTTCCTGTGCCATCAGATCAAAGTGCCGGTAGACAG GATACTGGTTCTCTTCCATGACACCCGGAAGTGCACTTAG